A window of the Phaenicophaeus curvirostris isolate KB17595 chromosome 9, BPBGC_Pcur_1.0, whole genome shotgun sequence genome harbors these coding sequences:
- the GRK5 gene encoding G protein-coupled receptor kinase 5 isoform X3 gives MYFDRFLQWKWLERQPVTKNTFRQYRVLGKGGFGEVCACQVRATGKMYACKRLEKKRIKKRKGESMALNEKQILEKVNSQFVVNLAYAYETKDALCLVLTIMNGGDLKFHIYNMGNPGFEEERALFYAAEILCGLEDLHRENTVYRDLKPENILLDDYGHIRISDLGLAVKIPEGESIRGRVGTVGYMAPEVLNNQRYTLSPDYWGLGCLIYEMIAGQSPFRGRKEKVKREEVDRRVLETEEVYSHKFSEEAKSICKMLLTKDVKQRLGCQGEGAAEVKRHPFFKSMNFKRLEAGMLDPPFVPDPRAVYCKDVLDIEQFSTVKGVNLDQTDDDFYSKFSTGSVSIPWQNEMIETECFKELNVFGPNGTISPDLNRSYPPEPPKKGLLQRIFKRQHQNNSKSSPNSKASLNHHINSNHVSSNSTGSS, from the exons ATGTACTTCGACAGGTTTCTCCAGTGGAAGTGGTTGGAGAG gcaACCGGTAACAAAAAACACGTTTCGGCAGTACAGGGTTCTAGGGAAAGGCGGCTTTGGGGAG GTCTGCGCTTGCCAAGTCCGAGCGACGGGGAAGATGTACGCCTGCAAGAGATTAGagaagaagagaataaaaaagaggaaaggcgAATCCATGGCACtaaatgaaaagcagattttagaaAAAGTCAACAGTCAGTTTGTA GTCAATTTAGCTTATGCCTATGAAACAAAGGATGCGCTGTGTTTAGTTCTGACCATCATGAACGGAGGTGACCTGAAGTTTCACATCTACAACATGGGGAACCCAGGCTTTGAGGAGGAAAGAGCTTTGTTTTATGCAGCAGAGATTCTTTGTGGCTTAGAAGACCtacacagagaaaacactgtGTATAG agatTTGAAGCCAGAAAATATCCTGCTGGATGATTATG gCCATATTAGAATATCTGATTTGGGTCTAGCTGTTAAAATCCCTGAGGGTGAATCAATCCGAGGAAGAGTAGGAACAGTGGGGTACATGG CTCCAGAAGTATTGAACAACCAGAGATACACTCTCAGCCCTGACTACTGGGGGCTAGGCTGTCTCATATATGAAATGATTGCCGGGCAATCACCGTTCCgtggaaggaaagagaaggtgaAGAGAGAAGAAGTGGACAGAAGAGTTCTGGAGACAGAAGAGGTGTACTCGCATAAGTTTTCCGAGGAGGCCAAGTCCATCTGTAAAATG CTCCTCACCAAAGACGTGAAGCAGCGGCTGGGATGTCAAGGGGAAGGTGCAGCAGAAGTGAAGAGGCACCCATTTTTCAAGAGCATGAATTTCAAGCGGTTAGAAGCTGGAATGCTGGATCCTCCCTTTGTCCCTGAT CCCAGAGCAGTGTACTGCAAGGATGTGTTGGACATCGAGCAGTTTTCCACCGTGAAAGGAGTTAACTTGGACCAAACAGATGATGATTTCTATTCCAAGTTTTCCACAGGATCGGTGTCGATCCCATGGCAAAATGAG ATGATAGAAACAGAGTGTTTCAAAGAACTGAATGTATTTGGACCAAATGGTACTATCTCACCAGACCTAAACAGAAGTTACCCTCCCGAGCCACCCAAGAAAGGATTGCTACAGAGAATATTTAAACGGCAG caTCAGAACAATTCAAAGAGTTCTCCAAATTCAAAGGCCAGTTTAAATCACCACATAAATTCCAATCACGTAAGTTCAAACTCCACTGGAAGCAGCTAG
- the GRK5 gene encoding G protein-coupled receptor kinase 5 isoform X2 — protein sequence MMKYLTPESPTFVPEVSQDLVQQTEEKLENSPCKELFSHCTKSVLDHLSGEPFQEYLSSMYFDRFLQWKWLERQPVTKNTFRQYRVLGKGGFGEVCACQVRATGKMYACKRLEKKRIKKRKGESMALNEKQILEKVNSQFVVNLAYAYETKDALCLVLTIMNGGDLKFHIYNMGNPGFEEERALFYAAEILCGLEDLHRENTVYRDLKPENILLDDYGHIRISDLGLAVKIPEGESIRGRVGTVGYMAPEVLNNQRYTLSPDYWGLGCLIYEMIAGQSPFRGRKEKVKREEVDRRVLETEEVYSHKFSEEAKSICKMLLTKDVKQRLGCQGEGAAEVKRHPFFKSMNFKRLEAGMLDPPFVPDPRAVYCKDVLDIEQFSTVKGVNLDQTDDDFYSKFSTGSVSIPWQNEMIETECFKELNVFGPNGTISPDLNRSYPPEPPKKGLLQRIFKRQHQNNSKSSPNSKASLNHHINSNHVSSNSTGSS from the exons TCTCCAACCTTCGTTCCTGAAGTCAGTCAAGATCTTGTCCAACAGACAGAGGAGAAACTTGAAAACAGCCCCTGCAAAGAGCTTTTTTCTCACTGTACAAA ATCCGTCCTTGACCACCTCAGTGGGGAACCATTCCAAGAGTACCTAAGCAGCATGTACTTCGACAGGTTTCTCCAGTGGAAGTGGTTGGAGAG gcaACCGGTAACAAAAAACACGTTTCGGCAGTACAGGGTTCTAGGGAAAGGCGGCTTTGGGGAG GTCTGCGCTTGCCAAGTCCGAGCGACGGGGAAGATGTACGCCTGCAAGAGATTAGagaagaagagaataaaaaagaggaaaggcgAATCCATGGCACtaaatgaaaagcagattttagaaAAAGTCAACAGTCAGTTTGTA GTCAATTTAGCTTATGCCTATGAAACAAAGGATGCGCTGTGTTTAGTTCTGACCATCATGAACGGAGGTGACCTGAAGTTTCACATCTACAACATGGGGAACCCAGGCTTTGAGGAGGAAAGAGCTTTGTTTTATGCAGCAGAGATTCTTTGTGGCTTAGAAGACCtacacagagaaaacactgtGTATAG agatTTGAAGCCAGAAAATATCCTGCTGGATGATTATG gCCATATTAGAATATCTGATTTGGGTCTAGCTGTTAAAATCCCTGAGGGTGAATCAATCCGAGGAAGAGTAGGAACAGTGGGGTACATGG CTCCAGAAGTATTGAACAACCAGAGATACACTCTCAGCCCTGACTACTGGGGGCTAGGCTGTCTCATATATGAAATGATTGCCGGGCAATCACCGTTCCgtggaaggaaagagaaggtgaAGAGAGAAGAAGTGGACAGAAGAGTTCTGGAGACAGAAGAGGTGTACTCGCATAAGTTTTCCGAGGAGGCCAAGTCCATCTGTAAAATG CTCCTCACCAAAGACGTGAAGCAGCGGCTGGGATGTCAAGGGGAAGGTGCAGCAGAAGTGAAGAGGCACCCATTTTTCAAGAGCATGAATTTCAAGCGGTTAGAAGCTGGAATGCTGGATCCTCCCTTTGTCCCTGAT CCCAGAGCAGTGTACTGCAAGGATGTGTTGGACATCGAGCAGTTTTCCACCGTGAAAGGAGTTAACTTGGACCAAACAGATGATGATTTCTATTCCAAGTTTTCCACAGGATCGGTGTCGATCCCATGGCAAAATGAG ATGATAGAAACAGAGTGTTTCAAAGAACTGAATGTATTTGGACCAAATGGTACTATCTCACCAGACCTAAACAGAAGTTACCCTCCCGAGCCACCCAAGAAAGGATTGCTACAGAGAATATTTAAACGGCAG caTCAGAACAATTCAAAGAGTTCTCCAAATTCAAAGGCCAGTTTAAATCACCACATAAATTCCAATCACGTAAGTTCAAACTCCACTGGAAGCAGCTAG